CTGGCGGCGGCCCTGCAGCCCGGTTCATCGAGCGATGATATGACGGTGCTCGCGCTGAGCGTACCGGGCTCCCTACGGGGCGGTGCACGGGTTGACGGATGAGCGCCAGCAGGCCGGGCGGCTATGGCAGGTCTTGCCTACAGGACTGAGGCCGCTCGACGGGGATTGCCTGGCACCGTTTCCAGGCCTGCGCATCGACTACGAACGGCGCATCGGTTCCATAGCGGATGTGCGCTCCATACGGAGGGAACTGGGCCAGCGGTGCCTGGCCATGGGATACCCGCCCCGGCTGGTGTGGCGCATCCGGGTAGCTGTGAACGAAGTCGCTACCAATGCCCTTGTCTACGCGGGTGGGGGCACCTGCCGCGTTCGGTGGGATGAGGCGGGGATGTACGTCTGGATCGCCGACAACCGTGCCGGTCTGGACGTGGAGGGTGTCCACCGGCTGCTGAAAGGCCCGCGGCGTCGGGGTTCGTGGAAGGGGCACGGCCTGCGAATCGCTTCAAGTTATGCAGACAGCGTCGTGCTTGCTACGGGGGAGAAAGGGACCCAACTGTTGCTTTACTTTCGGGCAAGCCAGGGAGGGGGGTATTGCTATGGAGCTTGTCACCCGGCAGGAGCATGATGGCAGCGTTCGCATCATTTGCAGCGGTGAATTGGATTACGCTTCGGCCGACCGGTTCTTGCGCGCCGTCAGCGAGCTGGATGCGAGCCAGGTCGTGATCGACTTTGCCGCGGTCGAATTCGTGGACTCCACCGGGGTTGCTGCCCTGTGCCGGGCTATCGAACATGTCCAGGGCAGGCAGGGCGG
This is a stretch of genomic DNA from Bacillota bacterium. It encodes these proteins:
- a CDS encoding ATP-binding protein, whose amino-acid sequence is MTDERQQAGRLWQVLPTGLRPLDGDCLAPFPGLRIDYERRIGSIADVRSIRRELGQRCLAMGYPPRLVWRIRVAVNEVATNALVYAGGGTCRVRWDEAGMYVWIADNRAGLDVEGVHRLLKGPRRRGSWKGHGLRIASSYADSVVLATGEKGTQLLLYFRASQGGGYCYGACHPAGA
- a CDS encoding STAS domain-containing protein produces the protein MELVTRQEHDGSVRIICSGELDYASADRFLRAVSELDASQVVIDFAAVEFVDSTGVAALCRAIEHVQGRQGGIKVVNIHEGIYEILTLVGCVEAFGPDTFTLAKQGEGRVPDA